In one window of Ptiloglossa arizonensis isolate GNS036 chromosome 5, iyPtiAriz1_principal, whole genome shotgun sequence DNA:
- the LOC143147592 gene encoding transcription initiation factor TFIID subunit 5-like isoform X1: MDNEKSTMLAVLQLLRKYNLKGTEELFKKEANLTDISPDEAQQTDSEVNSVLSAYKSEGDPALYEKAYSELKKFVESSLDIYKHELGTILYPVLVHMYLELVYNNHSDEAKQLLEKFGGNLEEYYQNDLKRLSNVTRREQMAGNELTDTFKSNQFIIRMSRDTLSILKRHLQEKKHSVLLNIIQEHLYFDMYEGVARNKQQIDATSGAVVGEATRQDNKAKVYYGLLKEPDIQCVPPTEEEEDDTGGADGDKPKKKKAKKDPLFSKKTKSDPNAPPVGRMPLPNLKDADKLEKVKALREASKRVVLGPDTLPSICFYTLLNAVHTVTAAEVAEDSSLLAIGFSDSSIKVWTLIPQKLRLMKTGEQLQDIDREADDVLVRMMDDRTAESSRCLYGHNGPVYSLSFSPDRNLLLSSSEDSTVRLWSLHTWTCVVCYKGHLFPVWCVRFSSHGYYFATSSHDKTARLWATDSHQPLRIFAGHYSDVDVVQFHPNSNYVATGSSDMTVRLWDCVTGSQVRLMTGHKAPIYSLAFSAEGRFLASAGADHRVLVWDLAHGHLVAALSNHSGTIHCLTFSRDGNLLVSGSLDSTIKLWDFTKLAEEMSLEDVNVSHNPDVKTNAETYLLRTFPTKNSPVLALHFSRRNLLLGIGMFEST; encoded by the exons atggaCAACGAGAAAAGTACCATGCTCGCAGTTTTGCAGCTGCTTAGAAAGTACAATCTGAAG GGAACAGAAGAACTGTTCAAGAAAGAAGCGAATCTGACGGATATCTCTCCGGATGAAGCTCAGCAAACTGATTCTGAAGTAAACAGTGTACTTTCTGCATACAAAAGTGAGGGAGATCCTGCACTTTATGAAAAAGCATACAGCGagttaaaaaaatttgtagaGAGTTCTTTAGATATATATAAG cATGAGTTGGGTACAATATTATACCCAGTCTTGGTACATATGTATCTTGAATTGGTTTATAATAATCATTCTGATGAAGCTAAACAACTTCTGGAAAAATTTGGTGGAAATTTAGAAGAATATTATCAAAATGATTTAAAAAGATTGTCCAATGTTACCAGACGTGAACAAATGGCAGGAAACGAGTTAACCGACACTTTCAA atCCAATCAGTTTATAATTAGAATGTCAAGGGATACACTTTCAATATTGAAACGACATTTACAAGAAAAAAAACATAGCGTGTTATTAAACATCATACAAGAGCATCTGTATTTTGATATGTATGAGGGCGTGGCAAGAAATAAACAGCAAATTGATGCTACATCAGGAGCAGTAGTTGGTGAAGCAACTAGGCAAG ATAATAAGGCGAAAGTGTATTATGGACTTCTAAAGGAGCCAGACATTCAATGTGTGCCTCCAACTGAAGAAGAGGAAGATGATACAGGTGGTGCAGATGGAGAcaaaccaaaaaagaaaaaggctaAGAAAGATCCTTTATTTTCTAAGAAAACTAAATCGGATCCAAATGCACCACCAGTTGGTAGAATGCCTTTACCCAATTT AAAAGACGCCGATAAATTGGAGAAGGTAAAAGCACTAAGGGAAGCATCAAAACGGGTCGTTCTCGGTCCAGACACTTTACCGTCTATATGCTTTTACACGCTTCTGAACGCGGTTCATAC TGTGACAGCGGCAGAAGTGGCAGAGGATTCGAGTTTACTAGCCATTGGATTCAGTGACTCTAGTATAAAAGTGTGGACCTTAATTCCACAAAAATTAAGACTGATGAAGACGGGCGAACAATTACAGGATATTGACAGAGAAGCAG ATGACGTATTGGTAAGGATGATGGATGATCGTACAGCGGAATCATCGAGGTGTTTGTACGGACATAACGGCCCCGTATACAGTTTGTCATTTAGTCCGGATAGAAATCTTCTTCTTTCATCGTCAGAAGATAGTACAG TTAGACTGTGGTCCTTACATACATGGACATGTGTCGTGTGCTACAAGGGACACTTATTCCCAGTGTGGTGTGTCAGATTTTCATCTCACGGTTATTACTTCGCGACATCTTCCCATGACAAAACTGCCAGACTTTGGGCGACTGATTCCCATCAGCCTCTTCGTATATTTGCCGGACATTATTCTGATGTAGAT GTAGTACAATTTCATCCAAACTCGAACTACGTGGCGACCGGTTCCAGTGACATGACAGTAAGATTATGGGACTGTGTAACCGGTAGCCAAGTCAGATTAATGACCGGGCACAAAGCCCCGATTTACTCTCTTGCTTTTTCCGCAGAAGGTCGATTTCTAGCATCGGCTGGAGCAGATCACCGTGTTTTAGTTTGGGATTTGGCACACGGTCATCTTGTCGCTGCTTTATCCAACCATTCCGGTACCATTCATTGTTTGACATTTAGCAGGGACGGAAACTTATTGGTCTCAG GATCGTTAGATTCTACAATTAAATTGTGGGATTTTACAAAACTCGCAGAGGAGATGAGTTTAGAGGATGTAAATGTATCGCATAACCCTGATGTGAAAACGAACGCAGAAACGTATCTTCTAAGGACTTTTCCAACGAAAAATTCACCCGTCCTGGCATTACATTTTTCCAGAAGAAATTTGTTATTAGGCATCGGCATGTTCGAATCAACGTAA
- the LOC143147592 gene encoding transcription initiation factor TFIID subunit 5-like isoform X2 yields the protein MDNEKSTMLAVLQLLRKYNLKGTEELFKKEANLTDISPDEAQQTDSEVNSVLSAYKSEGDPALYEKAYSELKKFVESSLDIYKHELGTILYPVLVHMYLELVYNNHSDEAKQLLEKFGGNLEEYYQNDLKRLSNVTRREQMAGNELTDTFKSNQFIIRMSRDTLSILKRHLQEKKHSVLLNIIQEHLYFDMYEGVARNKQQIDATSGAVVGEATRQDNKAKVYYGLLKEPDIQCVPPTEEEEDDTGGADGDKPKKKKAKKDPLFSKKTKSDPNAPPVGRMPLPNLKDADKLEKVKALREASKRVVLGPDTLPSICFYTLLNAVHTVTAAEVAEDSSLLAIGFSDSSIKVWTLIPQKLRLMKTGEQLQDIDREADDVLVRMMDDRTAESSRCLYGHNGPVYSLSFSPDRNLLLSSSEDSTVRLWSLHTWTCVVCYKGHLFPVWCVRFSSHGYYFATSSHDKTARLWATDSHQPLRIFAGHYSDVDVVQFHPNSNYVATGSSDMTKVDF from the exons atggaCAACGAGAAAAGTACCATGCTCGCAGTTTTGCAGCTGCTTAGAAAGTACAATCTGAAG GGAACAGAAGAACTGTTCAAGAAAGAAGCGAATCTGACGGATATCTCTCCGGATGAAGCTCAGCAAACTGATTCTGAAGTAAACAGTGTACTTTCTGCATACAAAAGTGAGGGAGATCCTGCACTTTATGAAAAAGCATACAGCGagttaaaaaaatttgtagaGAGTTCTTTAGATATATATAAG cATGAGTTGGGTACAATATTATACCCAGTCTTGGTACATATGTATCTTGAATTGGTTTATAATAATCATTCTGATGAAGCTAAACAACTTCTGGAAAAATTTGGTGGAAATTTAGAAGAATATTATCAAAATGATTTAAAAAGATTGTCCAATGTTACCAGACGTGAACAAATGGCAGGAAACGAGTTAACCGACACTTTCAA atCCAATCAGTTTATAATTAGAATGTCAAGGGATACACTTTCAATATTGAAACGACATTTACAAGAAAAAAAACATAGCGTGTTATTAAACATCATACAAGAGCATCTGTATTTTGATATGTATGAGGGCGTGGCAAGAAATAAACAGCAAATTGATGCTACATCAGGAGCAGTAGTTGGTGAAGCAACTAGGCAAG ATAATAAGGCGAAAGTGTATTATGGACTTCTAAAGGAGCCAGACATTCAATGTGTGCCTCCAACTGAAGAAGAGGAAGATGATACAGGTGGTGCAGATGGAGAcaaaccaaaaaagaaaaaggctaAGAAAGATCCTTTATTTTCTAAGAAAACTAAATCGGATCCAAATGCACCACCAGTTGGTAGAATGCCTTTACCCAATTT AAAAGACGCCGATAAATTGGAGAAGGTAAAAGCACTAAGGGAAGCATCAAAACGGGTCGTTCTCGGTCCAGACACTTTACCGTCTATATGCTTTTACACGCTTCTGAACGCGGTTCATAC TGTGACAGCGGCAGAAGTGGCAGAGGATTCGAGTTTACTAGCCATTGGATTCAGTGACTCTAGTATAAAAGTGTGGACCTTAATTCCACAAAAATTAAGACTGATGAAGACGGGCGAACAATTACAGGATATTGACAGAGAAGCAG ATGACGTATTGGTAAGGATGATGGATGATCGTACAGCGGAATCATCGAGGTGTTTGTACGGACATAACGGCCCCGTATACAGTTTGTCATTTAGTCCGGATAGAAATCTTCTTCTTTCATCGTCAGAAGATAGTACAG TTAGACTGTGGTCCTTACATACATGGACATGTGTCGTGTGCTACAAGGGACACTTATTCCCAGTGTGGTGTGTCAGATTTTCATCTCACGGTTATTACTTCGCGACATCTTCCCATGACAAAACTGCCAGACTTTGGGCGACTGATTCCCATCAGCCTCTTCGTATATTTGCCGGACATTATTCTGATGTAGAT GTAGTACAATTTCATCCAAACTCGAACTACGTGGCGACCGGTTCCAGTGACATGACA AAGGTCGATTTCTAG